GAAATCCATGTTCATCTTCTACTCTACAGCAGGGATAAGTTTTGATTAACTCACCCATGAAAACAATATCCCAATGAATTCAAACACACTTGGGAATAGAGGAAGCTTGTCAACAGCCTGCAAATCAACCAGTCCAACTTAAAGAACAAACATCATCCATACTAGCTATTATAGGAGCCAATGGAAGCCTTTCACTGACAAGAACATACACTGTCTTATCAAATACAAAGATAACAACAATTACCTCAATTAGATGACCGGAGGCCCAAACTGCAACGATGGCTGCAAATCCTAGACCAACAAAGGCAATTCGATCTTCATAGTTGCTCCACTGATTCAAAATAACAACAAAAGTTTCAGTTTATAATGCATCCACTACTCTCATACAAACATTTATTAGTTAACCAAGCCAATAACTAGTTTGTAAAGGACCAACAGAATTGTGGTTAGACCTAAAGATGACAAGCAACAACAATGTATATCAAAAGACAAAAATCGAGGTTGTCAACTTGATGCACTCATCCAGCGTTCGCTGGTTTCCACGCAATGAAGGTTTTCACAGTCAGCATAGCACTATTTCCTTGCCTCGATCACTGTTTATAAAAACGATTCACGAGTGTCTGATGATCGAAAAGGACGGTCACAATGCAGGTTCAGGATATGTATAAACTCCTCCAAAATTGGCCGATGGAGGAAACGATTGTCCCGAAATATTTCAGGTGGTTGCTTGATGCACCATCTCCATCATGTTCAAGAATATCTTGGAGACAGATGATTGACATATTGAGAATTCTTCTGCTGTTGATTATGTGACCAATGCAATGAGAGCTATATTTTTGCCTTATGGAGTGGAGATTTAATCAAATTCTAATCCTCCACCCCGCAAGCCAGATTATTAGAATTTCACCCATTTCTGCTCGGTTATTGAATTAGGCTCTGCTGAATTCACACAAGCACACACtcaaattaaaaaagaaaggcCTGCACAAAGATCCTATAACCAGTCCTAATTAATATTAGGTCTTCATTTATGTTTAACGTGCTTGCTCTGAAACAAGAAGCTGAAGAAGAATCATGCTATAAATTAATCATCGAATGAGATACTCAAATGAGTACAACTCACAGCATTCTGGACGTCTTTCACAATGCTAGCATCAGAGGAAGTATCGGAGCTATCTCCAATGGCCTTCACGACAACCGACAGACATCTTCGCCCGCCTAGTTGGAAGATAATCCAAAATCAGTTTGTAGAATCTCCCTCGTTCATAGAATTGGAAGATGCAGATTCAATGAACTTATTTGACGATTACTCCAAAAAGGGAGATTAAATTAttatgacaaaaaataaaaattgttgcTACTTGCTCATATAACAAAACCACATCAT
The DNA window shown above is from Musa acuminata AAA Group cultivar baxijiao unplaced genomic scaffold, Cavendish_Baxijiao_AAA HiC_scaffold_1095, whole genome shotgun sequence and carries:
- the LOC135666409 gene encoding protein CURVATURE THYLAKOID 1C, chloroplastic-like gives rise to the protein MAFASAVTPPSLFLVPSKPIVTNPRKFPVPAVTGGRRCLSVVVKAIGDSSDTSSDASIVKDVQNAWSNYEDRIAFVGLGFAAIVAVWASGHLIEAVDKLPLFPSVFEFIGILFSWWFIYRYLLFKPDREELSKIIKNAISTVLGK